A genomic stretch from Spodoptera frugiperda isolate SF20-4 chromosome 14, AGI-APGP_CSIRO_Sfru_2.0, whole genome shotgun sequence includes:
- the LOC118273631 gene encoding uncharacterized protein LOC118273631, whose product MSRNAAPSLNQLEKLVNFLESNPWLAMGHARTANARNRSRQAWSEITTALNSEGGGCTKTWEQWCKYWKDKKGAVKRKTSLIAAARRRTGGGIEDVPELSEIELKIQTIMGGESFGSGDQNLAINPFEEQPIDRVAESEESPSILLNIDLPIEQQHADQSRLSEPGYEVLWSNLPAFDGNSVQDNLAPIPSTSASQPVIEPASDAHRSEAEENRVLPTEPTRPMLQRNDVLERGSQTPSQRLPRETLHSCRRTHQQSPRQSAARRRLLRRSPPAQRRSEMVSITERFIAIEERRADAELLIAQAINKQAQNSQATVEVLGQVGQAMVQALDKLGSALRDLANK is encoded by the exons A tGTCTCGCAACGCAGCGCCTTCCTTAAATCAGCTAGAAAAACTAGTAAACTTTTTGGAAAGCAATCCATGGCTGGCTATGGGTCATGCTCGTACTGCGAATGCTCGCAATCGCAGTCGTCAGGCATGGTCCGAAATAACGACAGCTTTGAACAGTGAAGGTGGTGGGTGTACGAAAACATGGGAACAGTGGTGTAAG TACTGGAAGGACAAAAAAGGAGCAGTGAAGAGGAAGACCAGCTTAATTGCAGCAGCAAGACGGCGGACTGGTGGTGGTATAGAGGATGTGCCAGAGCTCAGTGAAATTGAGTTAAAAATCCAAACAATCATGGGAGGAGAAAGTTTTGGTAGCGGAGATCAGAACTTAGCAATAAATCCCTTTGAG gaACAGCCGATAGATAGAGTTGCGGAAAGTGAAGAGTCTCCCAGCATTTtactt aatattGACCTGCCAATTGAGCAACAGCATGCTGACCAAAGCAGATTATCTGAGCCAGGCTATGAAGTGCTATGG TCTAATCTTCCTGCCTTTGATGGGAATAGTGTGCAAGACAATCTGGCACCGATACCTTCAACCTCAGCATCCCAGCCAGTAATTGAACCAGCATCAGACGCTCATCGTTCAGAAGCTGAAGAAAACAGG gTTCTGCCAACTGAGCCAACAAGACCTATGTTACAGCGAAATGATGTTTTGGAAAGGGGCAGTCAAA CTCCCAGTCAGCGTTTGCCTAGAGAGACCTTACATAGTTGCCGACGGACTCACCAACAGTCTCCGCGGCAATCTGCCGCGCGCCGGCGTCTATTAAGAAGGTCACCTCCCGCACAACGCCGCTCTGAAATGGTTAGCATCACAGAGCGGTTCATTGCAATTGAAGAACGCCGAGCAGACGCAGAACTCTTGATTGCTCAAGCAATCAATAAACAAGCACAGAACAGCCAAGCTACTGTTGAGGTTTTAGGTCAAGTCGGTCAAGCTATGGTTCAGGCGCTGGATAAATTAGGTAGCGCTCTTAGAGAtttagctaataaataa
- the LOC118273630 gene encoding putative nuclease HARBI1, with product MAVRGSCITFSLENAKRRDNLEKRRQAYTIRNMGLLATDINYIKIFRLSEELIAQLEEDISPFLTPAKRRGGISNRNKILCTLAFFASGSYQKILGENVRTYISQASASRAIRTVVDAINQPDIIKKYIRFPVNASEREILKQKFYEKFKIPGTIGCIDGTLISMVRPKEHEERFYCRKGYHARNAVIINDPDLNIMHVDVTFGGATHDSFIFNNSYIKTHLEQLNNTGETVYLLGDSGFPLRPYMMIPCSNPEPGSREELYNNLHASARNTAERTIGILKGRFRCLLVHRVLHYDPEMVGKIIKACCVLHNICNRAGVPPVELPSYLQRQEDTFLQLLQQGSQNSISDLDSGRLARSRLINRLWRGQNRQQ from the exons atGGCTGTTCGTGGATCCTGTATAACATTTTCATTGGAAAATGCTAAGCGTCgagataatttagaaaaaagaCGTCAAGCGTACACAATTCGTAATATGGGTCTTCTTGCAACAGATATAAACTATATCAAGATATTCAGGTTGAGTGAAGAACTAATTGCACAATTAGAAGAAGATATTTCCCCATTTTTAACACCGGCAAAACGTCGAGGAGGAATTAGCAACCGAAATAAG ATTTTATGTACTCTCGCATTTTTTGCCAGTGGGAGTTACCAAAAAATACTAGGCGAAAATGTAAGGACCTATATCTCCCAAGCATCTGCCTCGAGGGCTATTAGAACCGTAGTAGATGCCATCAACCAGCcagatattattaaaaagtacataagaTTTCCTGTAAACGCAAGTGAAAGGGAAATTCTTAAACAAAA attttatgaaaAGTTCAAAATTCCTGGGACCATTGGTTGTATTGATGGTACTTTGATATCAATGGTGCGGCCCAAAGAACATGAAGAACGATTTTACTGCAGAAAAGGGTATCATGCTCGAAATGCTGTAATT ATAAATGATCCTGACTTAAATATAATGCATGTGGATGTAACTTTTGGAGGGGCAACTCATGACagctttatatttaataattcataTATAAAAACGCATTTGGAGCAGCTGAACAATACAGGAGAAACAGTATACCTGCTTG ggGACTCAGGTTTTCCTCTCAGGCCATACATGATGATCCCTTGCAGTAACCCTGAGCCTGGATCGAGGGAAGAATTGTATAATAACCTGCATGCAAGTGCTAGAAATACTGCAGAACGAACCATTGGCATACTTAAAGGCCGCTTTAGGTGTCTTTTAGTTCATCGTGTTCTGCACTATGATCCTGAGATGGTggggaaaataataaaagcatgTTGTGTACTACACAACATATGTAATCGAGCTGGAGTACCTCCAGTAGAATTACCAAGTTATCTACAGAGACAAGAAGATACTTTTCTCCAGTTATTACAACAAGGAAGCCAGAACTCGATTAGTGATTTAGACAGTGGACGCCTTGCTAGAAGTCGCCTAATTAATAGACTGTGGCGCGGGCAAAATAggcaacaataa